The Toxorhynchites rutilus septentrionalis strain SRP chromosome 3, ASM2978413v1, whole genome shotgun sequence genome includes a region encoding these proteins:
- the LOC129773138 gene encoding general odorant-binding protein 84a, producing MCWIKMRNLVLFGCLLIAFVVLDVTGCTVTANDDTKLLDTLLADPSSVTAENDKELSIDDIYVECNKSFIISMDYLNELNDTGSFPDETDKTPMCFIRCFLLKNGILTDDDKVNKERALSIDWVKNGESIDDCLQEMTGNPCERAYFLTRCVTIRRLVDDRSRDNKRK from the exons ATGTGCTGGATAAAAATGAGAAATCTTGTTCTGTTCGGGTGTTTGCTGATCGCTTTCGTTGTCCTTGATGTCACGGGATGTACTGTGACCGCCAACGACGATACCAAACTACTCGACACGCTTTTGGCAGATCCCTCGTCCGTTACAGCGGAAAACGATAAGGAGTTAAGTATCGACGACATTTACGTGGAGTGCAATAAGAGTTTCATCATCTCTATGGATTACCTGAACGAACTGAATGATACCGGCAGTTTTCCAGACGAAACAGATAAAACTCCTATG TGTTTTATACGATGTTTCCTGCTGAAAAATGGTATATTGACCGACGATGACAAGGTGAACAAAGAACGTGCCCTCAGCATTGATTGGGTCAAAAACGGGGAATCTATTGATGATTGTTTGCAAGAAATGA CGGGAAATCCTTGCGAACGAGCCTATTTCCTTACCAGATGCGTCACTATTAGGCGGCTGGTCGATGACAGGAGCAGAGACAACAAAAGAAAATAA